One part of the Halopenitus persicus genome encodes these proteins:
- a CDS encoding adenylosuccinate synthase: MTVTIVGSQLGDEGKGALVDRWGGDADVIVRYQGGDNAGHTVVEGGDEYKLSLVPSGAVRDKVGVLGNGCVVNPRTLFEEIDGLRERGLDPDVRVAKRAHAILPYHRVLDGIEEEVKSDSDLDAGTTGRGIGPTYEDKAGRRGIRIGDLLDRAVLRDRLEYVVPQKRALAEEVYGLDVGASDHADAFDVDALLEEYADYGDRIAADGMAVNCSQFLHEARQAGDRIMFEGAQGTSIDIDHGIYPYVTSSNPTAGGAAVGSGVGPTVVGQGEVVGIVKAYLSRVGTGPLPTELDGTDREEELADHIRERGGEFGTVTGRPRRIGWLDLPMLRHAARVSGFTGIAVNHVDVLSGLDELKVCDAYELDGDRIESMPATTEEWGRCEPVFREFDPWPDVDWSAVADESAHAGLDALPEETQAYLEYLSDAVEAPVYAVGVGPGREETIELVNPFENA, from the coding sequence ATGACAGTCACCATCGTCGGCTCCCAGCTGGGAGACGAGGGCAAGGGCGCTCTCGTCGACCGGTGGGGAGGGGACGCGGACGTGATCGTCCGTTATCAGGGCGGCGACAACGCCGGCCACACCGTCGTCGAGGGCGGCGACGAGTACAAACTCTCGCTGGTTCCAAGCGGCGCCGTCAGGGACAAGGTCGGCGTCCTCGGGAACGGCTGCGTCGTGAACCCGCGTACGCTCTTCGAGGAGATCGACGGCCTGCGCGAGCGGGGGCTCGACCCCGACGTCCGGGTCGCCAAGCGCGCCCACGCCATCCTGCCGTACCACCGCGTGCTCGACGGCATCGAGGAGGAGGTCAAATCCGACTCCGACCTCGACGCCGGCACGACCGGCCGGGGGATCGGCCCGACCTACGAGGACAAGGCCGGTCGACGAGGGATCCGGATCGGCGACCTGCTCGACCGGGCGGTCCTCCGTGACCGCCTCGAGTACGTCGTCCCGCAAAAGCGGGCGCTCGCCGAGGAGGTCTACGGCCTCGACGTCGGCGCCAGCGACCACGCCGACGCCTTCGACGTCGACGCCCTCCTCGAGGAGTACGCCGACTACGGCGACCGGATCGCCGCCGACGGAATGGCGGTCAACTGCTCGCAGTTCCTCCACGAGGCCCGGCAGGCCGGCGACCGCATCATGTTCGAGGGCGCCCAGGGGACCTCGATCGACATCGACCACGGCATCTACCCGTACGTCACCTCCTCGAATCCCACCGCCGGCGGCGCGGCGGTCGGCAGCGGCGTCGGCCCGACCGTCGTCGGGCAGGGCGAGGTCGTCGGCATCGTCAAGGCCTACCTCTCACGGGTCGGGACCGGGCCGCTTCCGACCGAGCTCGACGGTACCGACCGGGAGGAGGAGCTGGCCGACCACATCCGCGAGCGTGGCGGCGAGTTCGGGACCGTCACCGGCCGACCGCGCCGCATCGGGTGGCTCGATCTGCCGATGCTTCGTCACGCCGCGCGCGTCTCCGGCTTCACCGGGATCGCGGTCAACCACGTGGACGTCCTCTCGGGGCTCGACGAGCTGAAGGTGTGCGACGCCTACGAGCTCGACGGCGACCGCATCGAGTCGATGCCCGCGACCACCGAGGAGTGGGGCCGGTGTGAGCCGGTCTTCCGCGAGTTCGACCCCTGGCCGGACGTCGACTGGTCGGCCGTCGCCGACGAGAGCGCCCACGCCGGCCTCGATGCCCTGCCGGAGGAGACGCAGGCGTATCTCGAGTACCTGAGCGATGCCGTCGAGGCGCCCGTCTACGCGGTCGGCGTCGGTCCCGGCCGTGAGGAGACGATCGAGCTCGTCAACCCCTTCGAGAACGCCTGA
- a CDS encoding MFS transporter, producing MHGNDRSILAIAMTGHGMVHAFEMSIPVFLTYWMAAFEVGTGTMGTVVAVGYALFGIGALPGGIAADVYGSKRLVMACLLGMGLAFLLLGFGGIVGLTAALLLWGAAASLYHPSGLRLISTGIEERGSAFAVHGMAGNLGITLGPLVAVLLLLVLPWRAVAAAFAIPAILAAIAVAFVDVDETAAVAGTDGAEADGGEPAGSDSSAPGSAGSESEDPGSGDPESAAPGTGDPPSIREIIADTRLLFAGAFVLVFAIVILQGFFYRGILTFLPEVLSDSPVLEPVVLLDREVAPARYVYVALLCVGMGGQYLGGTLSDRYPPERVAIGAFLLLAVLSLAFVPAATVGVAALVGVSLLIGFVLFGEQPLMQAVVAEYTGSGDRGLAYGYMYLGTFGVGSIGAAVSGAVLAYTTQQALFVVLALVPTAAAIASAVLYRRGRG from the coding sequence ATGCACGGCAACGACCGGTCGATCCTCGCGATCGCGATGACCGGTCACGGGATGGTTCACGCCTTCGAGATGTCCATCCCGGTCTTTCTCACCTACTGGATGGCCGCCTTCGAGGTCGGCACGGGGACGATGGGCACCGTCGTCGCCGTCGGCTACGCCCTGTTCGGCATCGGCGCGCTCCCGGGCGGGATCGCGGCCGACGTCTACGGCTCGAAGCGACTCGTGATGGCGTGCCTGCTCGGGATGGGGCTCGCCTTCCTCCTGTTGGGGTTCGGCGGGATCGTCGGCCTGACGGCCGCGTTACTGCTGTGGGGCGCCGCCGCGAGTCTGTATCACCCCTCGGGGCTCCGCCTCATCAGTACCGGCATCGAGGAGCGGGGGTCCGCGTTCGCCGTCCACGGGATGGCGGGCAACCTCGGGATCACTCTCGGTCCGCTCGTCGCCGTCCTCCTGTTGCTGGTCCTCCCGTGGCGTGCGGTCGCGGCGGCGTTCGCGATCCCCGCGATCCTCGCCGCGATCGCGGTGGCGTTCGTCGACGTCGACGAGACCGCGGCGGTCGCGGGAACCGACGGCGCGGAGGCTGATGGGGGCGAACCCGCGGGCTCGGACTCCAGCGCCCCCGGGTCCGCCGGCTCCGAATCCGAAGATCCCGGGTCCGGCGATCCGGAATCCGCCGCTCCCGGAACCGGAGACCCACCCTCGATTCGCGAGATCATCGCGGACACCCGACTGCTGTTCGCGGGCGCCTTCGTGCTCGTCTTCGCGATCGTGATCCTGCAGGGGTTCTTCTACCGCGGGATCCTCACCTTCCTGCCGGAGGTGCTGTCCGACTCGCCGGTCCTCGAACCGGTCGTTCTCCTCGACCGCGAGGTCGCCCCCGCCAGATACGTCTACGTCGCGCTGCTGTGCGTCGGGATGGGCGGCCAGTACCTCGGCGGCACGCTCAGCGACCGGTACCCGCCCGAACGGGTGGCGATCGGCGCGTTCCTGCTGCTTGCCGTCCTCAGCCTCGCGTTCGTTCCGGCCGCGACCGTCGGCGTCGCGGCGCTGGTCGGCGTCAGTCTCCTGATCGGGTTCGTCCTGTTCGGCGAACAGCCGCTAATGCAGGCCGTCGTCGCCGAGTACACCGGGTCCGGTGACAGGGGGCTGGCGTACGGCTATATGTACCTCGGAACCTTCGGCGTCGGGTCGATCGGCGCGGCCGTCAGCGGGGCCGTGCTCGCCTACACCACGCAGCAGGCGCTGTTCGTCGTGTTGGCGCTGGTACCGACCGCCGCGGCGATCGCATCGGCCGTTCTCTACCGGCGCGGTCGCGGTTGA
- a CDS encoding methytransferase partner Trm112, whose translation MKESLLDIICCPLDKHDLELEVEDREDGEILEGTLTCTDCGETYPIEDGIPNLLPPDMREEAPA comes from the coding sequence ATGAAGGAGTCGCTTCTCGACATCATCTGCTGTCCGCTGGACAAACACGACCTCGAACTCGAGGTCGAGGACCGCGAGGACGGGGAGATCCTCGAGGGCACGCTCACCTGCACCGACTGCGGGGAGACGTACCCGATCGAGGACGGCATCCCGAACCTCCTCCCGCCGGATATGCGCGAGGAAGCCCCCGCCTGA
- a CDS encoding DUF7524 family protein, whose translation MQTIPIEVNGDGVHSIAAPDRITVEGSFEIAIDNQGQAAHVHLNVDDDLGRVARLGETNHFLEADARRVVHVDVRPDRPGQSVRGKLKAVVGHGSGAAYLTVVVEPAPEPRAESVTVDDSLADPPERDPEPTTPERVVAAIDAAFGDGLGPALAVAAVAVVVALGVGAALNTPAVFLAAGAVVAAVVFALAFGLR comes from the coding sequence GTGCAGACGATCCCGATCGAGGTGAACGGCGACGGCGTGCACTCGATCGCGGCTCCCGACCGGATCACGGTCGAGGGGTCCTTCGAGATCGCGATCGACAATCAGGGGCAGGCCGCCCACGTTCACCTCAACGTCGACGACGACCTCGGCCGGGTCGCCCGCCTCGGGGAGACGAACCACTTCCTCGAGGCGGACGCGCGTCGCGTCGTTCACGTCGACGTGCGACCGGATCGCCCGGGTCAGTCCGTCCGCGGCAAGCTCAAGGCGGTCGTGGGCCACGGGTCCGGGGCCGCATACCTCACCGTCGTCGTGGAGCCGGCACCGGAACCACGGGCGGAGTCGGTCACCGTCGACGACTCCTTGGCCGATCCGCCCGAGCGGGATCCTGAGCCCACGACCCCCGAACGGGTCGTCGCGGCGATCGACGCGGCGTTCGGCGACGGGCTCGGCCCCGCCCTCGCGGTCGCCGCCGTCGCGGTGGTCGTCGCGCTCGGGGTCGGCGCGGCGCTGAACACGCCGGCCGTCTTCCTCGCCGCCGGGGCCGTCGTCGCCGCGGTCGTCTTCGCGCTGGCGTTCGGTCTTCGGTGA
- a CDS encoding DR2241 family protein: MTANTHADGATPTDASGGGEDVPSIDLPTAAIDALARAPNDDERSPTLAVDGFRIASDDDADTYIFETSEGRRTGLSRETLAEAAREHAVVVSDWYVFEHVVDDEGPRGAFLRWLEGATERLDRLDRPNRPDRPDDRLDGHPEDGDAREPREPIRDRYASLATGVTREWGELRITVTLADDGTRRYEIRHADATGIDRDHLESHEDPRTARSIAKHDADGRYRPLKTAPTLPTGWVFPELDARGCYETVETFYPATVANWDRERRGALDVSHWHETMARQTGIYGVIETWDRGEGHEHVEWVAETCCADSQCLKRREWEYDADTPLSVDGGDGVFPCREPCSLVVSAARQWTKLESEAERTYEFDLTPSEKEQVEAIIDAVADGRVGEIREADVYEGANRYRTRFLRAKRFDDDGNLCGIPTDPDEGTTVE; encoded by the coding sequence ATGACGGCGAACACACACGCTGACGGCGCGACACCGACCGACGCTTCGGGCGGGGGCGAGGACGTCCCGTCGATCGATCTCCCGACGGCCGCGATCGACGCGCTGGCGCGAGCACCGAACGACGACGAACGCTCGCCGACCCTCGCGGTGGACGGATTCCGAATCGCGTCCGACGACGACGCCGACACCTACATATTCGAGACGTCCGAGGGGCGGCGGACGGGACTCTCCAGGGAAACGCTCGCGGAGGCTGCGCGCGAGCACGCGGTCGTCGTCTCCGACTGGTACGTTTTCGAGCACGTCGTCGACGACGAGGGACCGCGCGGCGCCTTCCTCCGCTGGCTGGAGGGGGCGACCGAGCGGCTGGACCGGTTGGACCGGCCGAACCGACCGGACCGACCGGACGATCGGCTGGACGGCCACCCCGAAGACGGAGACGCTCGAGAGCCACGCGAACCGATCCGCGACCGGTACGCGTCGTTGGCGACCGGCGTGACTCGGGAGTGGGGCGAGCTCCGGATCACCGTCACGCTCGCGGACGACGGCACGCGCCGATACGAGATCCGACACGCCGACGCGACGGGGATCGACCGCGACCACCTCGAGTCACACGAGGATCCCCGTACGGCGCGGTCGATCGCCAAACACGATGCTGACGGTCGGTACCGACCGCTCAAGACCGCGCCGACGCTTCCGACCGGTTGGGTCTTTCCGGAACTCGACGCCCGCGGGTGTTACGAGACGGTCGAGACGTTCTATCCCGCGACCGTCGCGAACTGGGACCGGGAGCGGCGCGGCGCGCTCGACGTCTCCCACTGGCACGAGACGATGGCGCGGCAGACGGGCATCTACGGCGTGATCGAGACGTGGGACCGCGGCGAGGGGCACGAGCACGTCGAGTGGGTCGCGGAGACCTGCTGTGCGGACTCGCAGTGTCTCAAGCGTCGGGAGTGGGAGTACGACGCCGACACCCCCCTGTCGGTCGACGGCGGCGACGGCGTCTTCCCCTGTCGGGAGCCCTGCTCGCTCGTCGTCTCGGCCGCGCGGCAGTGGACGAAACTCGAGTCGGAGGCCGAGCGGACCTACGAGTTCGACCTCACGCCCAGCGAGAAGGAGCAGGTCGAGGCGATCATCGACGCGGTCGCCGACGGCCGGGTCGGGGAGATCCGTGAAGCCGACGTCTACGAGGGCGCCAACAGATATCGGACCCGGTTCCTCAGGGCCAAGCGGTTCGACGATGACGGGAACCTCTGTGGGATCCCGACCGACCCCGACGAGGGGACGACCGTCGAGTAG
- a CDS encoding CbiX/SirB N-terminal domain-containing protein: MQSLVIVAHGSHLNPDSSAPTYDHADTIREAGAFEAVHTGFWKEEPHLREVLRTVESDEVYVVPLFVSEGYFTEQVIPRELRLEGWDVDRWESDGLSADQATLTATDTGQTVHYCGPVGTHEAMTDVVVRRAETVTGDPDVGEGFGLAVVGHGTERNENSAKAIEYHADRIRETGRFDEVKALYMDEEPEVDDVTDHFTATDVVVVPLFIADGFHTQEDIPEDMGLTDDYRTGYDVPTTVDGHRIWYAGAVGTEPLLADVVLERAADAGADVDEAVETVRRETRVAAGRP; this comes from the coding sequence ATGCAGTCGCTGGTCATCGTGGCCCACGGGTCACACCTCAATCCGGACTCGAGCGCGCCGACGTACGACCACGCGGACACGATCCGCGAGGCGGGCGCCTTCGAGGCGGTCCACACCGGGTTCTGGAAGGAGGAACCACACCTCAGGGAGGTCCTCCGGACGGTCGAGAGCGACGAGGTGTACGTGGTCCCGCTGTTCGTCTCCGAGGGGTACTTCACCGAGCAGGTGATCCCGCGCGAGCTCCGGTTGGAGGGGTGGGACGTCGACCGGTGGGAGTCGGACGGGCTCTCGGCGGACCAGGCGACGCTGACCGCGACGGACACGGGCCAGACCGTCCACTACTGCGGCCCGGTCGGGACCCACGAGGCGATGACGGACGTGGTCGTCCGACGGGCGGAGACGGTGACCGGCGATCCCGACGTCGGCGAGGGATTCGGGCTCGCAGTGGTCGGCCACGGCACCGAGCGCAACGAGAACTCGGCGAAGGCGATCGAGTACCACGCCGACCGGATCCGTGAGACTGGCCGGTTCGACGAGGTCAAGGCCCTGTACATGGACGAGGAGCCCGAGGTCGACGACGTGACCGACCACTTTACGGCGACGGACGTGGTCGTGGTGCCGCTGTTCATCGCGGACGGCTTCCACACCCAGGAGGACATCCCGGAGGACATGGGACTCACCGACGACTACCGAACCGGCTACGACGTGCCGACGACCGTCGACGGCCACCGGATCTGGTACGCCGGCGCCGTCGGGACCGAGCCGCTGCTGGCCGACGTCGTGCTCGAGCGCGCCGCCGACGCCGGTGCCGACGTCGACGAGGCGGTCGAGACGGTTCGTCGGGAGACTCGCGTCGCCGCGGGGCGTCCATGA
- a CDS encoding DUF7523 family protein has protein sequence MSLAADARAAVRAHPFLHDALRAGVLNHAAAAEWLLAHAADLEGDPDALATAIRRFGADLEAVDRSAVRASVSMRSGVAIVDRDRAADGDPHPLATVGEVAVVPEGDLTAVLATGAVGPDVLGHALGRLRITDVDVLACAAGGEVCLLVVDRLAGADAVRVIEDALTAVPGRESD, from the coding sequence ATGTCGCTTGCAGCCGACGCCCGGGCGGCGGTTCGCGCCCACCCGTTCCTCCACGACGCGCTCCGGGCGGGCGTTCTCAATCACGCCGCGGCCGCGGAGTGGCTCCTCGCGCACGCGGCCGACCTCGAGGGGGATCCCGACGCCCTCGCCACCGCGATCCGGCGCTTCGGGGCGGATCTCGAGGCGGTCGACCGGTCCGCCGTCCGCGCCAGCGTGTCGATGCGGAGCGGCGTGGCGATCGTCGATCGCGACCGTGCTGCCGACGGAGATCCTCACCCCCTCGCGACCGTCGGCGAGGTCGCGGTCGTTCCGGAGGGCGACCTGACCGCGGTGCTGGCCACCGGCGCGGTCGGTCCCGACGTTCTGGGCCACGCCCTCGGCCGGCTTCGGATCACCGACGTCGACGTCCTCGCGTGTGCGGCCGGCGGTGAGGTCTGTCTCCTCGTCGTCGACCGCCTGGCGGGGGCGGACGCGGTTCGCGTCATCGAGGACGCGCTGACTGCCGTTCCCGGCCGGGAGTCCGACTGA
- a CDS encoding DUF7527 domain-containing protein has product MDGDRTDVVTEWEAETVSDGIAGVRRLADRDFSGVVTDGAVRAYLSNGRVVGVTGGSLSAFEDASGTAYRAPDESLPLLFAMQTRGGEKKAQYYTNDTPISEADRTLSQSNFTGYIELSENVLSGDYYVVYYGGESFPAAFIGNAEQLKTGTEAFDLADDEVGIYTVYEVDLEVRDVPEPADTTGSIVGGQGSFADDPESSTDAEQSSDAEQSSDAEQSSDAERSTGTADAAAVDDGGPNDGTDPGPATGSAAGTGPDTDTDPNAGTDPDAATGPDDDVRSTVGTGPAASSGAADGDPTTENHTTGAETERVDAERTDTTDAGTVIDDAERNDGGGSDGTVPDDAKPDRAERSGESEPDGSETHTESGGARTGADAAESDDHATGGDDAETRRSDAAATTDAETANERTSSRSQRRDATTTESATGPRPNRHRDAETQREAAPPEGDAKPDGNDASESGSVFSQEAEWRETKSIPSIDPDETRADRRSAADEDGRNSGTTTEAGGSGSGAGARNPQPADRSSESRQSATTRRSASAAGARSRSAPDRRGSTNANAKPARTGSERPDLREEIDRLEGALAEATEERDHLEEERDRLEEERDRLGEEREELVAERDELRSKADRLEERVVELESELDRVRGDLEEARAQLPEGDRVLSPADALAGTNLFVRYGSKGGATLEKAHDGSVERDELVNNLRIEHHTSFEDERAVVEGQPYREFLVETMEFGFTKWVVTELLFEIRETGNVSGLQDLYDAIPRIDRAEIGGSVSLVYESEGEEHREQQAFDLVLRDRMGNPLVVADLNDSRDPTPEGTLEGLVETGSRLAEGNDAFTAGVAVTSSFFEPGALEEAADATGGGLLNRSKKRSFVKISRKRGFHLCLAEARDRGFHLTVPEL; this is encoded by the coding sequence ATGGATGGCGATCGCACAGACGTCGTGACCGAGTGGGAGGCGGAGACCGTCTCCGACGGGATCGCCGGGGTGCGCCGGCTCGCCGATCGCGACTTCTCGGGCGTGGTGACCGACGGGGCCGTCCGAGCCTATCTGTCGAACGGCCGCGTCGTCGGCGTCACCGGCGGATCCCTGTCGGCGTTCGAGGACGCCTCAGGAACGGCTTACCGGGCGCCCGACGAGTCGCTGCCGCTGCTGTTCGCGATGCAGACGCGCGGCGGGGAGAAGAAGGCGCAGTACTACACGAACGACACGCCGATCTCGGAGGCCGACCGCACGCTCTCGCAGTCCAACTTCACCGGCTACATCGAGCTCTCGGAGAACGTCCTCTCGGGCGACTACTACGTCGTGTATTACGGCGGCGAGTCGTTCCCGGCCGCGTTCATCGGCAACGCCGAACAGCTGAAGACCGGCACCGAGGCGTTCGATCTGGCCGACGACGAGGTCGGCATCTACACCGTCTACGAGGTCGACCTGGAGGTACGGGACGTTCCGGAACCCGCCGACACGACCGGATCGATCGTCGGCGGCCAGGGATCGTTCGCTGACGACCCCGAGTCGTCGACCGATGCCGAGCAGTCCTCCGATGCCGAGCAGTCCTCCGATGCCGAGCAGTCCTCCGATGCCGAGCGGTCGACCGGGACAGCCGACGCAGCCGCCGTCGATGACGGGGGGCCGAACGACGGCACGGACCCAGGTCCCGCAACGGGTTCCGCCGCCGGCACAGGTCCCGACACCGATACCGATCCCAACGCTGGCACCGATCCCGACGCCGCCACGGGGCCCGACGATGACGTGAGGTCCACGGTCGGAACCGGTCCGGCCGCGAGCTCCGGCGCGGCGGACGGCGACCCGACGACCGAGAACCACACGACCGGGGCGGAGACCGAACGGGTGGATGCCGAACGAACGGATACGACCGACGCCGGGACCGTCATCGACGACGCGGAGCGGAACGACGGCGGAGGGTCCGACGGCACGGTGCCCGACGACGCGAAGCCGGACCGCGCGGAGCGAAGCGGCGAATCGGAACCCGATGGGTCGGAAACGCACACCGAATCCGGCGGCGCTCGAACCGGCGCCGACGCAGCGGAATCCGACGATCACGCAACGGGAGGCGACGACGCCGAAACGAGACGATCCGATGCCGCCGCCACGACGGACGCCGAGACCGCGAACGAACGCACGAGCAGTCGGAGCCAACGCCGTGACGCGACGACCACGGAGTCCGCAACCGGGCCGCGACCGAACCGTCATCGCGACGCGGAGACGCAGCGGGAGGCGGCTCCCCCGGAGGGCGACGCAAAGCCCGACGGGAACGATGCTTCCGAGTCAGGAAGCGTCTTCTCCCAGGAGGCCGAGTGGCGGGAAACGAAATCCATCCCGTCGATCGATCCGGACGAGACGCGGGCGGACCGACGGTCCGCGGCCGACGAAGACGGCCGAAACTCGGGCACGACGACGGAGGCCGGCGGATCCGGATCCGGCGCGGGCGCGCGGAATCCGCAACCGGCCGACCGGTCGAGCGAGTCGCGGCAGTCGGCGACGACGCGACGGTCGGCGTCCGCGGCGGGAGCCCGGTCGAGATCGGCGCCGGATCGGCGGGGATCGACGAACGCGAACGCGAAACCCGCCCGCACCGGCTCGGAACGGCCCGATCTGCGGGAGGAGATCGACCGGCTGGAGGGCGCACTGGCCGAGGCGACCGAGGAACGTGATCATCTCGAGGAGGAGCGCGATCGCCTCGAGGAGGAGCGCGACCGTCTCGGGGAGGAACGGGAGGAGCTCGTCGCCGAGCGCGATGAGCTCCGATCCAAGGCCGATCGGCTCGAGGAGCGCGTCGTCGAGCTCGAATCGGAGCTCGACCGGGTGCGCGGCGACCTCGAGGAGGCCCGCGCGCAGTTGCCCGAGGGCGACCGCGTGCTCTCGCCGGCGGACGCGCTGGCCGGGACGAACCTGTTCGTCCGGTACGGGTCGAAGGGCGGCGCGACGCTCGAGAAGGCCCACGACGGCTCGGTCGAACGCGACGAGCTGGTGAACAACCTCCGGATCGAACACCACACGAGCTTCGAGGACGAGCGAGCGGTGGTCGAGGGCCAGCCGTATCGGGAGTTCCTCGTCGAGACGATGGAGTTCGGGTTCACGAAGTGGGTCGTCACCGAGCTGCTCTTCGAGATCCGCGAGACGGGGAACGTCAGCGGGCTCCAGGACCTCTACGACGCCATTCCGCGGATCGACCGGGCCGAGATCGGCGGCTCGGTCTCGCTGGTCTACGAGTCGGAGGGCGAGGAGCATCGCGAGCAGCAGGCCTTCGACCTCGTGTTGCGCGACCGGATGGGCAACCCGCTCGTCGTCGCGGACCTCAACGATAGCCGCGACCCAACCCCCGAGGGAACCCTCGAGGGACTGGTGGAGACGGGATCGCGCCTCGCGGAGGGCAACGACGCCTTCACGGCGGGGGTCGCGGTCACCTCGAGCTTCTTCGAGCCCGGCGCCCTGGAGGAGGCCGCCGACGCGACGGGCGGCGGCCTGCTGAACCGGTCGAAGAAGCGGAGCTTCGTCAAGATATCGCGGAAACGAGGCTTCCATCTCTGTCTGGCCGAGGCGCGCGACCGCGGGTTCCATCTGACGGTTCCGGAACTCTAG
- a CDS encoding NUDIX hydrolase, which produces METTRHFTATAYVVNDGATALHQHERLGVRVPPGGHIDRDELPHEAAVREVYEETGLESELVADRAGIEGPNGRSLPRPAHLLLYDINVDESGRVGHQHVDHLYFARVPSREIDPVGTDEVDADGWEWYTPADLRTSDLDADVIDLGCEAIETVSETR; this is translated from the coding sequence ATGGAGACCACGCGTCACTTCACCGCGACCGCCTACGTCGTCAACGACGGGGCCACCGCACTCCACCAACACGAGCGACTCGGCGTTCGCGTTCCGCCGGGCGGACACATCGACCGCGACGAGCTCCCCCACGAGGCCGCGGTCCGCGAGGTGTACGAGGAAACGGGGCTCGAGTCGGAACTCGTTGCCGACCGAGCCGGGATCGAGGGACCGAACGGCCGGAGCCTTCCGCGACCGGCACACCTGTTGTTGTACGACATCAACGTCGACGAGTCGGGCCGGGTCGGCCATCAGCACGTCGACCACCTCTATTTCGCGCGCGTCCCCTCCCGCGAGATCGACCCCGTCGGCACGGACGAGGTGGACGCAGACGGCTGGGAGTGGTACACGCCCGCCGACCTGCGAACGAGCGACCTGGACGCGGACGTGATCGACCTCGGCTGCGAGGCGATCGAGACCGTCTCGGAAACGCGCTGA
- a CDS encoding transcription initiation factor IIB, with product MSEHSITHTDERENEEIESTDDETLRCPECGGTLTTDTEHGETVCADCGLVVEEDEIDRGPEWRAFDSREKDEKSRVGAPTTEMMHDKGLSTNIGWQDKDAYGRSLSSRQREKMQRLRTWNERFRTRDSKERNLKQALGEIDRMASALGLPENVRETASVIYRRALDEDLLPGRSIEGVATASLYAAARQAGTPRSLDEITAVSRVEKDEIARTYRYVVRELKLEIQPADPESYVPRFASDLGLSDEAEMRARQLLDTAKDQGVHSGKSPVGLAAAAVYAASLLTNEKVTQNEVSEVANISEVTIRNRYHELLDAEEDVATP from the coding sequence ATGAGCGAACACAGCATCACACACACCGACGAACGCGAGAACGAGGAGATCGAGTCGACCGACGACGAGACGCTTCGCTGTCCGGAGTGCGGAGGCACCCTCACGACGGACACCGAACACGGCGAGACGGTCTGTGCGGACTGCGGGCTCGTCGTGGAGGAAGACGAGATCGACCGCGGGCCGGAGTGGCGCGCGTTCGACTCCCGCGAGAAGGACGAGAAGTCCCGCGTGGGCGCCCCGACCACGGAGATGATGCACGACAAGGGGCTCTCGACGAACATCGGCTGGCAGGACAAGGACGCCTACGGCCGGTCGCTCTCGAGCCGGCAACGCGAGAAGATGCAGCGGCTCCGGACGTGGAACGAGCGCTTCCGGACGCGCGACTCCAAGGAGCGAAACCTCAAGCAGGCGCTCGGCGAGATCGACCGGATGGCCTCCGCGCTCGGCCTCCCCGAGAACGTCCGCGAGACCGCCTCCGTCATCTACCGGCGCGCGCTCGACGAGGACCTCCTCCCCGGCCGCTCCATCGAGGGGGTCGCGACCGCCTCGCTGTACGCCGCCGCTCGTCAGGCCGGAACGCCGCGATCCCTCGACGAGATCACGGCCGTCTCCCGCGTCGAGAAGGACGAGATCGCCCGCACGTACCGATACGTCGTGCGCGAGCTCAAGCTGGAGATCCAGCCGGCCGATCCGGAGAGCTACGTGCCGCGGTTCGCCTCCGATCTCGGCCTCTCGGACGAGGCGGAGATGCGCGCCCGACAGCTGTTGGATACGGCCAAGGACCAGGGCGTCCACTCCGGGAAGTCGCCGGTCGGACTCGCCGCGGCCGCCGTCTACGCCGCCTCCTTGCTCACCAACGAGAAGGTCACGCAAAACGAGGTGAGCGAGGTCGCGAACATCTCCGAGGTCACGATCCGGAACCGGTACCACGAGCTCCTCGACGCCGAGGAGGACGTCGCGACGCCGTAG